The following proteins are encoded in a genomic region of Methanoculleus bourgensis MS2:
- a CDS encoding DUF2115 domain-containing protein, producing MRLRMILERVLRLFGREGHETPRAGPDEICALLIDPFAGDLGEGTHGGSVPVEAIRTACRRMQGAATKGELLHIIAGEVGAFDLHDLEAMNAGFERKVASLPEDYRDRLLASVREEIFGAHHRLVLLSRNGAAPSMDSPPAPAHAAYWAMVAEACTEKAREKDPRYLYLKYLLSGFAMFVLAEPAHPVGTPFPGGQIVDEWEGAYLCPVRDMADDVPFALCPYCPAAQSNEPTFPEMRARRLERRRRESLANYWTNYKG from the coding sequence ATGCGGCTAAGAATGATCCTGGAGCGAGTCCTGCGACTCTTTGGCCGGGAAGGTCACGAAACCCCCCGGGCCGGCCCCGATGAGATCTGCGCCCTCCTCATCGACCCCTTCGCCGGGGATCTGGGTGAGGGAACCCACGGGGGGTCGGTCCCGGTAGAGGCCATCAGGACGGCATGCCGCCGGATGCAGGGTGCAGCGACAAAGGGAGAACTCCTCCACATCATCGCCGGCGAGGTGGGAGCGTTTGACCTGCACGACCTTGAGGCGATGAACGCCGGGTTCGAGCGGAAGGTCGCGAGCCTCCCTGAAGACTACCGCGACCGCCTCCTTGCAAGCGTCAGGGAAGAGATCTTTGGGGCGCACCACCGTCTGGTTCTCCTCTCGCGGAACGGTGCGGCCCCGAGCATGGATTCCCCCCCGGCTCCGGCGCATGCTGCCTACTGGGCCATGGTGGCGGAGGCCTGCACCGAGAAAGCCCGGGAGAAGGATCCAAGGTACCTCTACCTGAAGTACCTCCTCTCCGGGTTTGCCATGTTTGTCCTCGCCGAGCCCGCTCACCCGGTCGGCACCCCGTTCCCGGGAGGGCAGATCGTCGACGAGTGGGAGGGGGCCTACCTCTGCCCGGTCAGGGATATGGCCGACGACGTGCCTTTCGCCCTCTGCCCCTACTGCCCGGCGGCCCAGAGCAACGAGCCGACCTTCCCGGAGATGCGGGCCCGCCGCCTGGAGCGGAGGAGGCGGGAAAGCCTCGCGAACTACTGGACAAATTATAAAGGATGA
- a CDS encoding cupin domain-containing protein: MKIVDVSKEPISETPHRVDARKIYDTEHATAVVITLAPGESLKKHITPVDVFFYVLEGTGVVEIGDERAEVGKDHLVDSPAKIPHRWINESDQTFRVLVVKVPRPTTGTRLL; encoded by the coding sequence ATGAAGATTGTTGATGTATCAAAGGAACCGATCAGCGAAACCCCCCACCGCGTCGACGCCCGGAAGATCTACGACACCGAGCACGCGACCGCGGTGGTGATAACGCTTGCGCCCGGAGAGTCGCTCAAGAAGCACATAACGCCGGTGGACGTCTTCTTCTACGTCCTCGAAGGGACCGGGGTCGTCGAGATCGGCGACGAGCGCGCTGAGGTCGGGAAGGATCACCTGGTCGACAGCCCGGCAAAGATCCCGCACCGCTGGATCAACGAGAGCGATCAAACCTTCCGGGTGCTCGTGGTGAAGGTCCCGCGACCGACGACCGGGACGAGACTGCTGTGA
- a CDS encoding 4Fe-4S binding protein, translating to MVVESIPKAVGFIYGLLAFVALTWLWYSGRFTRRRAMPFLIASVLLGFLVFAPVFPYQLQMVVLGNAAALGSPLPMALGGLLAFIVLALVFGRVICGQVCPAGAVQELMYLVPVKKHGRAESRVPVAVRAGVFVIFLVAGLGLSVNLLALIGLPGFFHLTVASVSFFVFLSIVLLSAVVYRPFCRYVCPYGALLAPVASRAFYRLRRTDACIGCRKCERACPTGEADPSARLGECYLCGRCTEACPVEGALVYGRGDGKST from the coding sequence ATGGTTGTTGAATCGATCCCGAAGGCCGTGGGTTTCATCTACGGCCTCCTCGCTTTTGTCGCCCTCACCTGGCTCTGGTACTCGGGCCGGTTCACCCGGCGGCGCGCGATGCCGTTTCTCATCGCTTCGGTGCTCCTCGGGTTCCTGGTCTTTGCGCCGGTCTTCCCGTACCAGTTGCAGATGGTCGTCCTCGGGAATGCAGCAGCACTCGGCTCGCCGCTCCCTATGGCGCTCGGCGGGCTTCTCGCCTTCATCGTCCTTGCCCTCGTCTTTGGCCGGGTCATCTGCGGACAGGTCTGCCCGGCGGGGGCCGTCCAGGAACTCATGTACCTCGTGCCAGTGAAGAAGCACGGCCGCGCCGAAAGCCGGGTCCCGGTGGCGGTCAGGGCCGGGGTCTTCGTCATCTTCCTCGTCGCCGGCCTCGGGCTCTCGGTGAACCTTCTTGCGCTTATCGGCCTTCCGGGTTTCTTCCACCTCACGGTCGCGAGCGTATCGTTCTTCGTCTTCCTTTCGATCGTCCTCCTCTCCGCTGTCGTCTACCGGCCGTTCTGCCGCTACGTCTGCCCGTACGGCGCCCTCCTCGCCCCCGTGGCGTCGAGGGCCTTCTACCGGCTCCGGCGGACGGACGCCTGCATAGGGTGCCGGAAGTGCGAGCGGGCGTGTCCGACCGGGGAGGCAGACCCATCCGCCCGCCTCGGCGAGTGCTACCTCTGCGGCCGGTGCACGGAGGCCTGCCCGGTGGAGGGGGCGCTCGTGTACGGGCGGGGAGATGGGAAGAGTACATAA
- a CDS encoding cupin domain-containing protein: protein MAKEKRAELQGKVLKLLDLVAYQDGTVASRMIINNRSGSITLFSFDEDEGLSEHTAPYDAVVTILDGECEVWIAGETHQMSAGETIIFPANVPHALSAITRFKMSLTMIRGSEGA from the coding sequence ATGGCTAAAGAGAAACGTGCAGAGTTACAGGGAAAGGTTCTCAAGTTACTGGATCTCGTCGCCTACCAGGACGGGACCGTGGCAAGCAGGATGATCATCAACAACCGATCAGGGAGCATCACCCTCTTCTCGTTCGACGAGGACGAGGGGCTCTCTGAGCACACCGCGCCTTACGACGCGGTGGTGACGATCCTTGACGGGGAGTGCGAGGTCTGGATCGCGGGCGAGACGCACCAGATGAGCGCGGGGGAGACGATCATCTTCCCGGCAAACGTCCCCCACGCCCTCTCCGCCATAACGCGGTTCAAGATGTCGCTTACGATGATCCGGGGGAGTGAAGGAGCGTGA